Proteins encoded in a region of the Stieleria neptunia genome:
- a CDS encoding FMN-dependent NADH-azoreductase, producing the protein MNHLLHIDSSPRFDRSHTRRLTAEFAERWKRTHPDGTVTYRDIGRDPLPHVTQEWIAAAFTPANQRSIEMQTALRLSDELVDELFSADLIVAGIPFYNFGMPSGFKAYVDQIVRVGRTFDFHPDDPDSAYTPLVRGKRLIAVISRGDGGYGPGGRNEPLNHLDPHLRTVFSFIGVEQVEIVAAENDEHGGTALADSLNSARRRLLRLAGNSSVCRSDHG; encoded by the coding sequence ATGAATCACCTGTTGCACATCGATTCGAGCCCGCGGTTCGATCGCTCTCACACGCGTCGTCTAACCGCCGAATTTGCGGAACGTTGGAAACGCACCCATCCGGACGGTACGGTGACGTATCGGGACATCGGGCGAGACCCGTTGCCACATGTGACGCAGGAGTGGATTGCCGCCGCATTTACGCCGGCGAATCAACGCAGCATCGAAATGCAAACGGCGTTGCGGTTGAGCGACGAACTCGTCGACGAACTCTTCAGCGCCGACCTGATTGTCGCCGGGATCCCATTTTACAATTTTGGCATGCCGAGCGGCTTCAAAGCCTATGTTGACCAAATCGTTCGTGTCGGTCGGACGTTCGATTTTCATCCCGATGATCCAGATTCAGCCTACACACCACTGGTTCGTGGGAAACGTCTCATCGCCGTGATCTCACGAGGTGACGGCGGCTACGGGCCCGGCGGTCGCAATGAACCCCTGAATCATCTTGATCCCCACTTGCGAACGGTGTTCTCTTTCATCGGCGTGGAGCAGGTCGAAATCGTCGCTGCCGAGAATGATGAACACGGGGGCACCGCTTTGGCCGATTCCTTGAACTCGGCTCGCCGCAGGCTGCTGAGACTCGCCGGAAACAGTTCTGTCTGCCGTTCCGATCACGGCTGA
- a CDS encoding Uma2 family endonuclease translates to MSEAARDIPHYTVADYRQWEGDWELWHGTAVAMTPSPFGRHGGLLVKLCTALTIAIDQAQCDACVLAEIDWIISDDTIVRPDASVLCGGPPEGHIESTPAMIVEVLSDSTRDRDTKQKRTLYQENRVPWYLIADPRDFSVQLLRLSDLGEYESVPVSEHVQLSICDNCRLVVDLGWLSR, encoded by the coding sequence ATGAGTGAAGCTGCCCGAGATATCCCGCACTACACCGTCGCGGATTACCGACAGTGGGAAGGCGACTGGGAATTGTGGCACGGGACAGCCGTCGCGATGACGCCCAGCCCGTTCGGCCGGCACGGTGGACTGCTCGTCAAACTCTGTACCGCGCTGACGATTGCAATCGATCAAGCCCAGTGCGATGCCTGCGTGCTCGCCGAGATCGACTGGATCATCTCGGACGACACGATTGTTCGCCCTGATGCAAGCGTCCTTTGCGGCGGGCCTCCCGAGGGGCATATCGAATCGACCCCGGCGATGATCGTCGAAGTGCTGTCCGATTCCACGCGAGACCGTGACACGAAACAGAAGCGAACGCTGTATCAAGAGAACCGAGTTCCCTGGTATCTGATCGCCGATCCCCGCGACTTCTCCGTTCAACTGCTTCGGCTCAGCGACCTTGGCGAATACGAATCCGTTCCCGTCTCAGAACACGTCCAACTCTCGATCTGCGACAACTGCCGCCTGGTCGTGGACCTAGGCTGGCTGTCGCGCTGA
- a CDS encoding translocation/assembly module TamB domain-containing protein — translation MRDDYLLDDLERTQLDATRRRRSNRSRRYYRMLLLALGFLALLALAAPSLVSHTGVARSMLASSAQAYGWTASADSIDVGWITPLSIRGLELVGPSGETVIQIDRADTALTVMELLRLDPAAVGEVSLRGVGLACSVDEGGSSIESDLAPLLEPSDQPASQVSASIQIQDFGATATDSTSGESWSLSQSNVSVTLDGAQISGEIAGVVNEPGGSGGAIQSQFDWQAESAELWKVSLETESFPLSVANLIARRFSGVIDGFPQQVSGDTTGRLQLAGAPDGAIQASLGDVRIRNLRTIVASSGGASTNDGQPQPAPAKQWNNELATLDGNVALSGGWLLGQGLELTTDFASATLDGSFPTTISLVGSDDNPLSWLQALDGKARVDVDLASLDQALPGLIPLRSNVTLVSGRASGIIENTPAPRRSNLTVSSNSLRARADGRIVMIDPIELTATVTDDNGSLRAERFNVTSSFAQASGSGTLQDGMAELQIDFGRLYTMLRPVIDLSDLSLDGTAGGEVKWTVNRSGADQADRWDLLGSGEAKNLLVTLPSGHRFQRAIVQGDVAAKGQWNGRTLEQLTTADLAIRSGGVSFGVELMSPVSRPTPDSIYPVRLESDGRLENLSESLRPWLPELLRSAEGRLTGSAIANVSRAGGSLSKAEFVVSQPRINYDSQWYIQQSVTVNFDGVLDWPSGNFSSQELTVRGEALSLAVRGAASREKTNLDIAWNADLKRLQESVGATIARAASTNLVRPISYRPVQEHAYQISGLSSGKLNITGGPVKWDIDASASATNVALHAPSDQRNYPPGTPAGAYGPSPRPTFGQGFGNAAQAELGELIWQEPRVKVDGRLQYNTDSGVVTLPALQLASDGFAGTMAGEVQTGGEALAVQLSGPSRWKMDVVAARLSNLLGTPIQASGIHEAPFEFKWTAATGQSATGQSSTSQNATLIVKGELGWDQCEVADLRIGQTTLPFQMTDQSLKIARTSFPILSLGSPSATTAGATPAEAGQVDLAAQVDYMASPMTVRLSPGAKVKSLKITPSTAAGWLKYLAPLAANATTIDGNIAAEFDEVAFNVDDPYASVVRGRLDVQDMRLSSGPLANQLIQGVEQIKSLARLTGGQAEPASAKTLIEMPPQSVEFSFEDGVATHQRMYFKIDRANLMTSGRVASDSNINLVAQVPLDARWLGSDLKGLAGQTLTFPITGTLDRPKLDDSAVRNVMTELGSKAGAEVIQNRLDGLIQKQLGSGMEQINSGLEKILGF, via the coding sequence GTGAGAGACGACTATTTGCTAGATGATCTCGAGCGAACTCAGCTCGATGCCACGCGGCGACGACGTTCCAACCGCTCCCGACGCTACTACCGAATGCTGTTGCTGGCGCTCGGATTTCTCGCCCTGTTGGCGCTTGCGGCCCCCAGTTTAGTCAGCCACACCGGGGTCGCTCGATCCATGCTGGCTTCGAGTGCTCAGGCCTACGGCTGGACCGCCTCGGCCGACTCGATCGACGTCGGCTGGATCACCCCGCTGTCGATCCGTGGTCTCGAACTGGTCGGTCCATCGGGTGAAACGGTGATCCAAATCGATCGCGCCGACACTGCGTTGACGGTGATGGAGTTGCTGCGACTGGATCCGGCGGCTGTCGGTGAAGTGTCGTTGCGTGGCGTGGGGCTGGCGTGCAGCGTGGACGAAGGTGGTTCCTCGATCGAGTCGGATTTGGCTCCGTTGCTGGAACCGAGTGACCAGCCGGCGTCACAGGTTTCCGCATCCATTCAGATTCAAGATTTTGGCGCGACCGCCACCGATTCGACGTCGGGCGAGTCGTGGTCGCTGAGCCAATCGAATGTCAGCGTGACGCTCGACGGGGCGCAGATCAGCGGTGAGATTGCCGGGGTGGTCAATGAACCCGGTGGCAGCGGCGGAGCGATCCAAAGCCAGTTTGACTGGCAAGCCGAGTCCGCCGAGTTGTGGAAGGTGTCGTTGGAGACGGAGTCGTTTCCGTTGTCGGTCGCCAATCTGATTGCGCGACGGTTTTCGGGTGTGATCGACGGATTTCCGCAACAGGTCTCCGGCGACACGACCGGTCGGTTGCAGTTGGCCGGCGCTCCCGATGGGGCGATCCAGGCCAGCCTGGGTGACGTCCGGATTCGCAACCTTCGCACGATCGTTGCGTCTTCCGGCGGCGCGTCGACGAACGACGGGCAACCTCAACCGGCCCCCGCCAAACAATGGAACAACGAACTTGCGACACTCGACGGAAACGTCGCGCTCTCTGGCGGTTGGCTGTTAGGACAGGGGCTGGAACTGACAACGGATTTTGCATCGGCAACACTCGACGGCTCGTTCCCGACCACGATCTCCCTGGTCGGATCGGATGACAATCCACTCAGTTGGCTGCAAGCTTTGGATGGCAAGGCGCGCGTGGATGTGGATTTAGCATCGCTTGATCAAGCGTTGCCGGGTCTGATCCCGTTGCGGAGCAACGTCACCTTGGTCTCGGGTCGAGCGAGCGGCATCATCGAAAACACGCCGGCGCCCCGTCGAAGCAATCTGACCGTGTCCAGTAATTCATTGCGTGCCCGCGCCGATGGGCGGATCGTCATGATTGACCCGATCGAATTGACGGCCACGGTGACCGATGACAACGGTTCATTGCGCGCCGAGCGATTCAACGTCACCAGTTCGTTCGCCCAGGCCTCCGGCTCCGGAACGCTCCAAGACGGGATGGCTGAGTTGCAGATTGATTTTGGTCGTCTTTACACGATGCTTCGGCCGGTCATCGATCTGTCGGATCTTTCGCTCGACGGGACCGCCGGCGGCGAGGTGAAATGGACCGTCAATCGATCGGGAGCCGACCAGGCAGACCGGTGGGATCTGCTGGGCAGTGGGGAAGCGAAAAATCTGCTGGTGACCTTGCCCAGCGGACACCGATTTCAACGCGCCATCGTTCAAGGTGACGTCGCGGCCAAAGGCCAATGGAACGGACGGACGCTTGAGCAATTGACCACGGCCGACCTCGCCATTCGCAGCGGCGGCGTCTCGTTTGGCGTGGAATTGATGTCGCCGGTGTCGCGGCCGACGCCCGATTCGATTTATCCGGTGCGTTTGGAATCCGACGGACGCCTGGAGAATCTCAGCGAGTCCCTGCGACCTTGGCTGCCCGAGTTGCTCCGCAGCGCCGAAGGGCGGTTGACGGGTTCGGCGATCGCCAACGTCAGTCGCGCGGGTGGTTCGCTTTCCAAAGCCGAATTTGTCGTCAGCCAGCCACGCATCAATTACGACAGCCAGTGGTACATCCAGCAGAGCGTGACGGTCAATTTCGACGGCGTGTTGGATTGGCCGAGCGGGAACTTTTCGTCGCAAGAGTTGACGGTCCGCGGCGAAGCGCTGTCGCTGGCGGTCCGTGGTGCTGCGAGTCGCGAGAAAACGAACTTGGACATCGCTTGGAACGCGGATTTGAAGCGGTTGCAGGAGAGCGTGGGGGCGACGATCGCACGCGCCGCATCGACCAATCTGGTTCGCCCGATCAGTTACCGGCCGGTGCAAGAGCATGCCTATCAGATCAGTGGACTGTCCAGCGGCAAATTGAACATCACCGGCGGCCCGGTGAAGTGGGACATCGACGCGTCGGCCTCGGCAACCAATGTCGCCCTACACGCTCCGTCGGATCAACGCAATTATCCTCCGGGGACTCCCGCGGGGGCATACGGTCCAAGCCCGCGGCCGACGTTTGGACAAGGTTTCGGAAACGCTGCACAGGCCGAACTGGGCGAACTGATTTGGCAGGAACCACGCGTGAAGGTCGATGGGCGGCTGCAATACAACACCGACAGCGGTGTCGTCACGCTGCCCGCACTGCAACTGGCCAGCGACGGGTTTGCCGGCACCATGGCCGGCGAGGTGCAAACCGGGGGCGAAGCGTTGGCGGTACAGCTATCCGGCCCGTCGCGATGGAAGATGGATGTCGTCGCCGCGCGGCTGTCGAACCTGCTGGGGACTCCGATCCAAGCGAGCGGGATCCACGAAGCACCGTTCGAATTCAAGTGGACCGCAGCAACCGGCCAATCGGCAACCGGCCAATCCTCGACCAGCCAGAACGCGACGCTGATCGTCAAGGGAGAACTGGGATGGGACCAGTGTGAAGTCGCCGACCTTCGCATCGGACAAACCACGCTGCCGTTCCAAATGACCGACCAGTCCCTCAAGATCGCTCGAACTTCGTTCCCGATCCTTTCGCTCGGTTCGCCTTCTGCGACGACTGCGGGGGCGACCCCGGCCGAGGCCGGCCAAGTCGACTTGGCAGCACAGGTCGATTACATGGCCAGTCCGATGACGGTGCGATTGTCACCGGGGGCCAAAGTCAAATCGTTAAAGATCACACCGTCGACGGCCGCCGGTTGGCTCAAATACCTCGCTCCGCTGGCGGCCAATGCGACGACGATTGATGGCAACATCGCGGCCGAGTTCGACGAAGTGGCGTTCAATGTCGACGACCCCTACGCCAGTGTGGTCCGCGGCAGGCTCGACGTGCAAGACATGCGACTCTCCTCCGGGCCGCTGGCAAACCAATTGATCCAAGGCGTCGAGCAAATCAAATCACTCGCGCGGCTCACCGGCGGACAAGCCGAACCGGCCAGTGCCAAGACGCTGATCGAGATGCCGCCCCAAAGTGTCGAGTTCAGTTTCGAAGACGGAGTCGCCACCCACCAGCGGATGTATTTCAAAATTGATCGCGCGAATTTGATGACCAGCGGACGTGTCGCTTCCGATTCCAACATCAATCTCGTTGCCCAGGTCCCGCTGGACGCCCGTTGGCTCGGCAGCGATCTGAAGGGTCTGGCCGGCCAAACGCTGACCTTTCCCATCACCGGAACGCTCGATCGCCCCAAGTTGGACGATTCCGCCGTTCGCAACGTGATGACCGAACTGGGGAGCAAAGCCGGCGCCGAAGTGATTCAGAATCGACTCGACGGCCTGATCCAAAAACAACTCGGTTCGGGCATGGAGCAAATCAATTCAGGACTCGAAAAGATCCTCGGCTTTTGA
- a CDS encoding sulfatase family protein: MIASPPNSFPRWRSFLALVFSFCAAIGVNAAASAAESDRPNIVFIFTDDHCTQALSAYDPTRITTPNMDRIAREGMRFDRCYVTNGICGPSRAVIQTGKYSHLNGFIRNGNRFNGDQQTFPKLLRAAGYQTAVIGKWHLATTPQGYDYYDVLKGQGPYYNPPMITEGDDGQPVTRPHTGYTTEIITDKTLAWLKQDRDPDKPFMVMYQHKAPHRNWRPAPKYLTWLDDVTIPEPETLWDDYQGRTQSASRQTMTIKTHLNANDLKLSGYGNMNDQQKIAWDAAYGPKNEAFEAAKDSMTEEEIIKWKYQRYVKDYLRCVKSVDDGIGQVLDYLDESGLADNTIVIYSSDQGWYLGEHGWFDKRWMYEESLRTPLLARWPGKIAPGSTNNDITSNLDFAETFLDLAGVDVPSDMQGRSLVPLLKGNTPDDWRQVFYYHYYENPGAHNVARHYGVTNGRHKLIHYYALEGKKIDDWELFDLKADPNELQSVYGSTDYAGVQKRLMKQLAAARDQFGVPEDSDPGTVRNRQRRNQAAKKNKQ; this comes from the coding sequence ATGATCGCGTCCCCACCGAATTCGTTTCCTCGCTGGCGTTCCTTCCTGGCACTGGTTTTTTCGTTCTGCGCTGCCATCGGCGTGAACGCCGCCGCCTCCGCCGCTGAGTCCGATCGCCCCAACATCGTGTTCATCTTTACCGATGACCACTGCACCCAAGCCCTCAGCGCCTACGACCCGACGCGGATCACGACGCCCAACATGGATCGCATCGCCCGCGAGGGCATGCGGTTTGATCGCTGCTACGTGACCAACGGCATCTGTGGCCCCAGCCGGGCCGTCATTCAGACCGGCAAGTACAGCCACCTGAACGGCTTCATCCGCAACGGCAACCGATTCAACGGCGACCAGCAAACGTTCCCCAAGCTGCTCCGGGCGGCCGGCTACCAAACCGCCGTGATCGGCAAGTGGCACCTCGCGACCACGCCCCAAGGCTATGACTACTACGACGTCTTGAAAGGCCAAGGCCCGTACTACAACCCGCCGATGATCACCGAGGGCGACGACGGGCAACCGGTCACGCGCCCGCACACCGGATACACCACCGAGATCATCACCGACAAGACACTCGCCTGGCTGAAGCAGGATCGTGATCCCGACAAGCCGTTCATGGTGATGTACCAGCACAAGGCACCACACCGTAACTGGAGACCGGCGCCGAAATACTTGACCTGGCTGGACGACGTGACGATCCCCGAACCGGAAACGCTGTGGGACGACTACCAGGGCCGCACCCAGTCGGCCAGCCGGCAAACGATGACGATCAAGACCCACTTGAACGCCAACGACCTGAAGTTGTCCGGATACGGCAATATGAATGACCAACAGAAGATCGCTTGGGACGCCGCCTACGGCCCCAAGAACGAAGCCTTCGAAGCCGCCAAAGACTCGATGACCGAAGAAGAGATCATCAAGTGGAAGTACCAACGTTACGTCAAAGACTATCTGCGCTGCGTCAAAAGCGTCGACGACGGCATCGGGCAAGTACTCGATTATCTGGACGAAAGCGGGCTGGCCGACAACACCATCGTGATCTATTCCTCCGACCAGGGCTGGTACCTCGGCGAACACGGTTGGTTCGACAAACGTTGGATGTACGAGGAATCCCTGCGCACGCCGCTGCTGGCACGCTGGCCCGGGAAGATCGCGCCGGGATCCACCAACAACGACATCACTTCAAATCTGGACTTCGCCGAAACGTTCTTGGATCTGGCCGGCGTTGACGTGCCCAGCGACATGCAAGGCCGATCACTGGTACCGCTGCTCAAGGGCAACACGCCGGACGATTGGCGTCAGGTTTTCTACTACCACTACTACGAAAACCCCGGAGCCCACAACGTCGCCCGTCATTACGGCGTGACGAACGGTCGGCACAAATTGATTCACTACTACGCGCTCGAAGGCAAGAAGATCGACGATTGGGAATTGTTCGATCTGAAAGCCGATCCGAACGAACTGCAAAGCGTCTATGGAAGCACCGACTACGCAGGCGTCCAGAAACGGCTGATGAAACAGTTGGCCGCCGCGAGGGACCAGTTTGGTGTCCCCGAAGATTCGGATCCGGGTACCGTCCGCAACCGCCAACGCAGAAACCAGGCGGCGAAAAAGAACAAGCAGTGA
- a CDS encoding 3-keto-disaccharide hydrolase: MSLHFNTFGFHSAPALLVAAMLLIPVSGYAQKPTIIPGKGPAYTVPPEDEPNYPLMGEFVGQIGAKGEKKNRQSVALQIRPVAGDQFHAIAFYGGLPGEPNHQSEEMRLIGLRGNDSLVLSGGPWAIFVDPKGCNLVSSNGKLLGRLKRVHRVSPTLGAKAPEGATVLFDGSNVDHFVNGEMTDNGLLKQGALISPMFQDFDLHVEFRLPYMPQAEGQQRGNSGLYLQSRYECQVLDSFGTEKMFNGLGALYRMKAPDVNMALPPLVWQTYDVHFTAPRWASDGSKIRNAHVTSWVNGVKVQNDVELVSKTGAGKPEEPTLSPINIQDHGDPVRFRNIWIVDRGITTAEFPVIASKKQRQAAAKLEWNEKPKPEEPAAEPAKDAAPAEKAEKEEAAKEQPKSEGKSDAKPPAKPEAKPAAKESAEAAPPKNEKPKAETAKSEQN, translated from the coding sequence ATGTCACTGCATTTCAACACGTTTGGTTTCCATTCCGCTCCGGCGTTGCTCGTCGCAGCGATGCTGCTGATCCCCGTCTCCGGTTATGCCCAGAAGCCGACGATCATCCCCGGAAAAGGCCCTGCCTACACGGTGCCGCCCGAAGATGAGCCGAATTATCCCCTGATGGGTGAGTTCGTCGGACAGATCGGTGCCAAAGGCGAAAAGAAAAACAGACAAAGTGTGGCGTTGCAAATCCGCCCGGTGGCGGGAGACCAGTTCCACGCGATCGCGTTTTACGGCGGGCTGCCGGGTGAGCCCAACCACCAAAGTGAAGAGATGCGTTTGATCGGGCTGCGGGGCAACGACAGCCTGGTGCTTTCCGGCGGTCCCTGGGCGATCTTCGTCGACCCCAAGGGATGCAACTTGGTCAGTTCCAACGGCAAGTTGCTCGGGCGGCTCAAACGCGTTCACCGTGTCAGCCCCACGCTCGGTGCGAAAGCTCCCGAGGGCGCGACCGTCTTGTTCGACGGCAGCAACGTCGATCATTTCGTCAATGGCGAAATGACCGACAACGGTTTGCTCAAACAAGGCGCGTTGATTTCGCCGATGTTTCAAGATTTCGATCTGCACGTCGAATTTCGATTGCCCTACATGCCGCAAGCCGAAGGCCAACAGCGGGGCAACAGCGGTTTGTATTTGCAAAGCCGCTACGAGTGCCAGGTGCTCGATTCGTTCGGAACCGAAAAGATGTTCAACGGGCTCGGGGCTCTGTACCGCATGAAAGCCCCCGACGTGAACATGGCACTGCCGCCGTTGGTCTGGCAAACCTATGACGTCCATTTCACCGCGCCACGTTGGGCTTCTGACGGTAGCAAGATTCGCAACGCCCACGTGACCAGTTGGGTCAACGGGGTCAAGGTGCAAAACGACGTCGAACTGGTCAGCAAGACCGGCGCGGGCAAACCGGAAGAACCGACGTTGTCGCCGATCAACATTCAAGACCACGGCGACCCCGTCCGTTTCCGCAACATTTGGATCGTCGACCGCGGCATCACCACCGCCGAATTCCCCGTGATCGCGTCCAAAAAGCAGCGCCAAGCAGCGGCCAAGCTGGAATGGAACGAAAAACCGAAGCCCGAGGAACCCGCTGCCGAACCGGCCAAGGACGCGGCGCCCGCGGAGAAGGCTGAGAAGGAAGAGGCCGCCAAAGAGCAGCCGAAGTCGGAGGGAAAGTCCGACGCGAAGCCCCCGGCAAAGCCCGAAGCGAAACCCGCAGCGAAGGAGTCGGCTGAGGCGGCGCCCCCGAAAAATGAAAAGCCGAAGGCCGAGACCGCCAAGTCGGAGCAAAACTAG
- a CDS encoding winged helix-turn-helix transcriptional regulator, with product MSDPEVTEVFEKCLGCRYMVALLRHIEVGVKRPGQLQRAVEGMTAKVLAERLKRLVEFGVVEKTSYPEIPPRVEYDLTSFGRRLLEIIDEVDALQKQARLRVTR from the coding sequence ATGAGCGATCCAGAGGTGACCGAGGTCTTTGAGAAATGTTTGGGGTGCCGATACATGGTGGCACTGCTGAGGCACATCGAAGTCGGCGTGAAGCGACCGGGGCAGTTGCAACGGGCCGTTGAAGGGATGACGGCGAAAGTACTCGCGGAGCGGCTGAAGCGTCTTGTCGAATTTGGCGTGGTCGAAAAAACGAGCTATCCCGAAATCCCACCGAGAGTCGAATACGATTTGACTTCGTTCGGTCGGCGATTGCTGGAGATCATCGATGAAGTCGACGCACTTCAAAAGCAAGCTCGCCTCCGCGTCACCCGTTAA